A genomic window from Flavobacterium johnsoniae includes:
- a CDS encoding molybdopterin oxidoreductase family protein, with protein sequence MAKLPVSTEKIIEAFGPHLNYAPVDGYNGRDEPDDVVKTHCCFCGMQCGIQLLVKENKVVGFEPWMEFPFNEGRLCPKGVQRYLQNNHPDRLLHPIQRVEGKGFEKISWDDAMDKTISEIKRIQEKYGKHAFSMLSGVSLTNEKSYLVGKFARVALKTRNLDYNGRLCMVSAGAGNKKAFGLDRASNNYSDLEYAEVIIVTGANISETFPTLTHWIWKARDRGAKLIVIDPRMIPLARTADIHLDVKPGTDSALYGAMLKYLVDHDMLDHDFIDNHTSGFQETIDAVKDYTLEWAEEVTGIDKEKIKAAAELWGKAKTSFLLHARGIEHHSKGVDNVLGCINLVLATGRIGRPYCGYGTITGQGNGQGGREHGHKCDQLPGNRDIENPEHRKYISEVWGIDEKDLPGKGLTAYEIIEAIHRDEIKGLISICFNPLVSLPNNNYVRSALEKLEFYVCIDFFLNETARHADIVLAGSLQEEEEGTTTSAEGRVIRIRQAVTPPGEARTDTSILLEIAKRLGEEDKFTYNNSEEIFNELRVASKGGTADYFGITYKKVEDKMGVFWPCPTEDHPGTPRLWEDKKFKTPDGKAHFNPAPYKLPGEVTDEEYPITLTTGRVVSQYLSGTQTRRIGKLVDQFPEPMLEIHPELAAQYGIKQRELVRVVTRRGEGIFPANIVETIRKDTVFIPYHWPGHKSANQLTPGTLDPISKIPEFKVCACLLDPQGKIAPPAKESEAYASV encoded by the coding sequence ATGGCAAAACTACCTGTATCAACTGAAAAAATAATTGAAGCATTTGGACCACATCTTAACTATGCACCTGTAGATGGTTACAACGGACGAGATGAACCAGATGACGTTGTAAAAACACATTGTTGCTTTTGCGGAATGCAATGCGGAATTCAGTTATTGGTAAAAGAAAATAAAGTAGTAGGTTTTGAACCGTGGATGGAATTTCCGTTTAACGAAGGACGTTTGTGTCCAAAAGGAGTTCAAAGATATCTTCAAAATAATCACCCAGATCGACTTTTGCACCCAATACAAAGAGTAGAAGGAAAAGGATTTGAAAAAATTTCATGGGATGATGCAATGGATAAAACCATTTCTGAAATAAAAAGAATTCAAGAAAAATACGGAAAACATGCATTTTCAATGTTATCTGGAGTTTCATTAACCAACGAAAAAAGTTATTTAGTTGGAAAATTTGCCCGTGTCGCTCTAAAAACAAGAAACCTTGATTACAACGGAAGACTTTGTATGGTAAGCGCAGGAGCAGGAAATAAAAAAGCATTTGGTTTAGACCGCGCTTCCAACAATTATTCGGACTTAGAATATGCCGAAGTTATCATTGTTACAGGAGCAAACATTAGTGAAACTTTCCCAACCTTAACGCATTGGATTTGGAAAGCTAGAGATCGTGGGGCAAAATTAATTGTAATCGATCCTAGAATGATTCCGCTTGCCAGAACTGCCGATATTCACTTAGATGTAAAACCCGGAACAGATTCTGCCTTATATGGTGCAATGCTGAAATATTTAGTAGATCACGATATGCTCGATCATGATTTTATTGATAATCATACATCAGGATTTCAGGAAACTATAGATGCCGTTAAAGATTATACTTTAGAATGGGCAGAAGAAGTTACTGGAATTGACAAAGAAAAAATAAAAGCCGCCGCCGAATTGTGGGGAAAAGCCAAAACAAGCTTTTTACTTCACGCACGTGGAATCGAACATCACTCAAAAGGTGTTGATAATGTTTTAGGCTGTATTAATTTGGTTTTAGCAACAGGAAGAATAGGAAGACCATATTGTGGTTACGGAACAATTACCGGACAAGGAAATGGTCAAGGCGGAAGAGAACATGGACATAAATGTGATCAATTACCCGGAAACAGAGATATTGAAAATCCAGAACACAGAAAATATATATCTGAAGTTTGGGGAATTGATGAAAAAGATTTACCGGGAAAAGGACTTACGGCTTATGAAATTATAGAAGCCATTCACAGAGATGAAATCAAAGGATTAATATCGATTTGTTTCAATCCGTTGGTTTCACTTCCAAACAATAATTATGTGCGTTCGGCTCTTGAAAAATTAGAATTTTACGTTTGTATCGATTTCTTCTTGAATGAAACTGCAAGACATGCCGATATTGTTTTAGCAGGATCTTTACAAGAAGAAGAAGAAGGAACAACAACTTCTGCAGAAGGAAGAGTAATCCGAATCAGGCAAGCCGTTACGCCTCCGGGAGAAGCCAGAACTGATACTTCAATTTTATTAGAAATAGCCAAAAGATTAGGTGAAGAAGATAAATTCACATACAATAACAGCGAAGAAATCTTCAATGAATTGCGTGTAGCATCAAAAGGTGGAACAGCTGATTATTTCGGAATTACGTATAAAAAAGTAGAAGATAAAATGGGGGTTTTTTGGCCTTGTCCAACCGAAGATCATCCGGGAACACCAAGACTTTGGGAAGATAAAAAGTTTAAAACGCCAGATGGGAAGGCGCATTTTAATCCCGCACCGTATAAACTTCCGGGCGAAGTTACCGATGAAGAATATCCAATAACATTAACAACAGGCCGTGTCGTTTCACAATATTTAAGCGGAACGCAAACACGCCGAATAGGAAAATTGGTAGATCAGTTTCCAGAACCAATGTTAGAAATTCATCCAGAATTAGCAGCGCAATACGGCATCAAACAAAGAGAATTAGTGAGAGTTGTAACCCGAAGAGGAGAAGGAATATTCCCTGCTAATATTGTAGAAACGATTAGAAAAGATACCGTTTTTATTCCTTATCACTGGCCCGGACATAAATCAGCGAATCAATTGACGCCAGGAACTTTAGATCCAATTTCTAAAATTCCAGAATTTAAAGTCTGCGCCTGCTTATTAGATCCGCAAGGAAAAATAGCGCCGCCAGCAAAAGAATCTGAAGCGTATGCAAGTGTTTAA
- a CDS encoding MFS transporter: MKNKTFNTKALLVATLVSILTIVLVFYGSRKLQNFDAALVTYLFGTVFAFFGIVYRYTVWLQRPPTWMYFKRSLKFLFTGKIFSHLWFLGKETAQNIVVQKFIYPRSKWRWFAHFCIALGCLSAFAITIPLTFGWIHFTLAPNSISIYEAHFFGFKMMDFQINSFLAFLIFHALNWSSWLVIIGSVYYLRRRLTNPGLIATQTFEGDLLPLILLIAISVTGLCLTYSYQFMKGFAYDFLAVIHAVTVIMFLIWIPFGKFFHIIQRPAQIGAHIYKQEGIKKGMAVCPHTGEEFATKLHIDDLKIVTKELGFDFTHEDGTSHLDLSPEGKRSRLAQAHLKARLEGGNLFG, from the coding sequence ATGAAAAATAAAACGTTTAATACCAAAGCTTTACTTGTTGCAACTTTAGTTTCAATATTGACTATTGTGCTCGTTTTTTATGGTTCCAGAAAATTACAAAATTTTGATGCTGCACTAGTCACTTATTTATTCGGAACTGTATTTGCTTTCTTCGGAATCGTTTATCGCTATACAGTTTGGTTGCAAAGACCTCCAACATGGATGTACTTCAAGAGAAGTTTAAAATTTCTTTTTACCGGAAAAATATTCTCGCATTTATGGTTTTTAGGAAAAGAAACTGCTCAGAATATTGTGGTTCAAAAGTTTATTTACCCAAGAAGTAAATGGCGCTGGTTTGCTCATTTTTGTATTGCATTAGGTTGTTTGTCAGCTTTTGCAATAACAATTCCGCTTACATTTGGATGGATTCATTTTACGCTTGCGCCAAATTCAATATCCATTTACGAAGCACATTTCTTCGGATTTAAAATGATGGATTTTCAGATAAATTCATTTTTGGCATTTCTGATTTTTCATGCTTTAAACTGGTCTTCATGGTTAGTAATAATTGGTTCTGTTTATTATTTGCGAAGAAGATTAACCAATCCTGGATTAATTGCAACGCAGACTTTTGAAGGCGATTTATTACCGTTGATTTTGTTAATAGCAATTTCTGTAACAGGTTTATGTTTAACATATTCCTATCAATTTATGAAAGGATTTGCATATGATTTCCTTGCTGTAATTCATGCTGTAACTGTAATCATGTTTTTGATTTGGATTCCGTTTGGGAAATTCTTTCATATCATTCAGCGTCCCGCACAAATTGGAGCACATATTTATAAACAAGAAGGAATTAAAAAAGGAATGGCAGTTTGTCCGCATACCGGAGAAGAATTTGCTACAAAACTCCATATCGACGATCTAAAAATTGTAACCAAAGAACTTGGTTTTGATTTTACCCACGAAGACGGAACTTCTCACCTTGATTTAAGCCCAGAAGGGAAAAGATCTCGTTTAGCACAAGCACATTTAAAAGCCAGACTAGAAGGCGGAAATTTATTTGGATAA
- a CDS encoding MFS transporter gives MNNLSQSHRILFLNTLAFTVCFACWTLNGVLVTFLADKGIINFTVIETGWLLGIPILSGSIFRLPIGILTDKYGGKIIFSTLLLLCSIPLFLLPFADSFWSFAVLSFFFGLVGTSFAVGIGYTSVWYPKEWQGRALGIFGMGNAGAAITTFIAPTLLNNLSEKDPVNGWKMLPVIYAVVLVVIGILFIVFAKNKTNQGVSKNITELLSPLKKTRVWRFGTYYFLVFGFFVAYSQWLLPNFMNVYGTTLVMGGMFATMFSLPSGVIRAFGGYLSDKFGARKVMYWVLGSSIVISFLLMFPKMEIFTAGPGVMAVNNGVVTEITADKVIVNGKIHQIEVKKDSEINRQSVFPVKTSWQEIIVKQNQEVKKKELLAQGVTQINFSANLWVYLVLVILIGISWGIGKAAVYKHIPEYFPNEVGVVGGMVGLIGGLGGFLGPIIFGYLLNYTGLWTSSWIFIFVVSVLCLLWMHRTIINATRTKLPNFTRDIESNH, from the coding sequence ATGAATAACCTCTCTCAATCACACCGTATCTTATTTTTAAATACACTAGCTTTTACAGTATGTTTTGCATGCTGGACATTAAATGGTGTTTTAGTAACTTTTTTGGCAGATAAAGGAATTATAAATTTTACGGTTATTGAAACTGGCTGGTTATTAGGAATTCCAATTCTTTCGGGTTCTATTTTTAGGCTTCCAATCGGAATTTTAACGGATAAATATGGTGGGAAAATAATTTTTTCAACTTTACTTTTGCTATGTTCCATTCCACTTTTTTTACTGCCCTTTGCTGATTCCTTCTGGAGTTTCGCAGTTTTAAGCTTTTTCTTCGGATTAGTAGGAACCAGTTTTGCAGTTGGAATTGGCTATACATCTGTTTGGTATCCAAAAGAATGGCAGGGTAGAGCTTTAGGAATTTTCGGAATGGGAAATGCTGGTGCGGCAATTACTACTTTTATTGCGCCAACTTTACTAAATAATCTTTCAGAAAAAGATCCTGTAAATGGTTGGAAAATGCTCCCAGTTATTTATGCTGTTGTTCTTGTAGTTATTGGAATACTTTTTATTGTTTTTGCTAAAAATAAAACCAATCAAGGTGTTTCAAAAAACATAACAGAATTATTATCCCCACTCAAAAAAACAAGAGTTTGGCGTTTTGGAACGTATTACTTTTTAGTTTTCGGTTTTTTCGTTGCCTATTCGCAATGGCTTCTTCCCAATTTCATGAATGTTTACGGTACAACTTTAGTAATGGGCGGAATGTTTGCCACAATGTTTAGTTTGCCTTCTGGAGTCATCAGAGCTTTTGGCGGATATCTTTCAGATAAATTCGGAGCTAGAAAAGTAATGTATTGGGTTTTAGGCTCTTCAATTGTGATAAGCTTTTTATTGATGTTTCCAAAAATGGAAATTTTTACTGCAGGTCCAGGAGTTATGGCAGTCAACAATGGCGTTGTAACAGAAATAACCGCAGATAAAGTAATCGTAAACGGAAAAATACATCAAATAGAAGTAAAGAAAGATTCGGAAATAAACAGGCAATCCGTTTTTCCGGTAAAAACATCTTGGCAGGAAATTATAGTCAAACAAAATCAAGAAGTCAAAAAGAAAGAATTATTAGCGCAGGGAGTGACGCAAATAAATTTTAGTGCAAATCTCTGGGTATATCTGGTTTTGGTAATCCTTATCGGAATTTCATGGGGAATTGGTAAGGCCGCTGTTTACAAACATATTCCAGAATATTTCCCGAATGAAGTAGGAGTTGTAGGCGGAATGGTTGGTTTAATAGGCGGTTTGGGAGGATTTTTAGGTCCAATAATCTTCGGATATCTTCTCAATTATACTGGATTATGGACAAGTTCCTGGATATTTATTTTCGTAGTTTCTGTTCTATGTCTTCTATGGATGCACAGAACAATTATAAATGCAACCAGAACTAAATTACCAAACTTTACAAGAGACATAGAAAGCAATCATTAA
- a CDS encoding magnesium transporter MgtE N-terminal domain-containing protein, giving the protein MKTWLDKWDPEDEAFWNSGGSKIAWRTLTITTITLTLSFASWFMMSVIAVKLPGLGFNFSKDQLFWLTAIPGLAAGFLRIVHTFLLPIFGTRHIVSFATLIKLIPVIGIGFAIMNVNTPFWVFAVLAFTTGFGGGDFSSYMPSTSLFFPQRLKGTALGLQAGIGNFGVSIAQFVTPLIISVGIYGAASSFTSVDPKETLALLQTSSLEKQKEVFATFDAEVQTKILSNVKTNVIDSVSNAINSIDNVVIFNALPIKAKAKAIANANPKLAEKILDNINPENTAVKKSEIYLQSAAFWYVPFLIIMAILSWFYLRSIPMMASVKEQMDIFSNKHTWYCTITYVMTFGTFAGLSAAFPLMIKFLYGDFPNAPDPLVYAFYGPLLGSASRIAFGFVADKVGGAILTTITGLGILAGAIILITHGLVAPTSMEQFPLFVTVILAMFFFTGIGNAGTFRQYPIIFKENPRQAAGVIGWTAAIAAFGPFIFSKLIGNNISSNGTVNQFFIGVAIFTILATGINWWFYNRKNCEKPS; this is encoded by the coding sequence ATGAAAACTTGGTTAGACAAATGGGATCCGGAAGATGAAGCGTTTTGGAATTCTGGCGGAAGTAAAATTGCATGGAGGACATTAACCATCACAACAATTACCTTAACATTATCATTCGCTTCTTGGTTTATGATGAGTGTCATTGCAGTTAAATTGCCAGGATTAGGATTTAATTTTTCTAAAGATCAGCTGTTTTGGTTAACAGCTATTCCTGGGCTTGCAGCTGGATTTTTGAGAATTGTACATACTTTTTTGTTACCCATTTTTGGCACACGTCATATAGTATCTTTTGCGACATTAATTAAATTAATTCCAGTAATCGGGATTGGTTTTGCCATTATGAATGTCAATACACCATTTTGGGTTTTTGCAGTTTTGGCTTTTACAACAGGTTTTGGAGGAGGAGATTTCTCTTCTTATATGCCAAGCACAAGCTTGTTTTTTCCTCAAAGATTAAAAGGAACAGCTTTAGGACTACAAGCTGGAATTGGAAACTTTGGAGTTTCTATTGCTCAATTTGTTACGCCTCTGATAATTAGTGTCGGAATTTATGGCGCTGCTTCAAGTTTTACAAGTGTTGATCCTAAAGAAACGTTAGCTCTTTTACAAACTTCAAGTTTAGAAAAACAAAAAGAAGTTTTTGCCACTTTTGATGCTGAAGTTCAGACTAAAATACTTTCTAACGTAAAGACAAATGTCATCGATTCGGTAAGTAACGCAATAAATTCGATAGATAATGTTGTTATTTTTAATGCATTACCAATAAAAGCTAAAGCAAAAGCGATTGCAAATGCAAATCCGAAATTGGCCGAAAAAATATTAGACAACATTAATCCTGAAAATACAGCTGTTAAAAAGTCGGAAATTTACTTGCAGTCTGCAGCATTTTGGTATGTTCCATTTTTAATTATTATGGCAATTTTAAGTTGGTTTTATTTAAGAAGCATTCCAATGATGGCTTCTGTAAAAGAACAAATGGATATTTTTTCGAATAAACATACTTGGTATTGCACCATTACATATGTAATGACATTTGGAACTTTTGCTGGTTTATCTGCCGCTTTTCCTTTAATGATTAAATTCCTTTACGGAGATTTTCCAAATGCGCCAGATCCTTTAGTATATGCATTCTACGGACCATTATTAGGTTCTGCCAGCCGAATTGCTTTTGGATTTGTGGCTGATAAAGTTGGAGGAGCAATCCTAACAACCATTACAGGTTTAGGAATTTTAGCCGGAGCAATAATACTGATAACCCACGGATTAGTTGCACCCACAAGCATGGAACAATTTCCTCTTTTTGTAACCGTAATTTTAGCAATGTTCTTTTTTACTGGAATTGGAAATGCAGGAACATTTAGACAATATCCAATAATATTTAAAGAAAATCCGCGCCAAGCAGCTGGGGTAATTGGATGGACAGCAGCAATTGCAGCTTTTGGACCTTTTATCTTTTCTAAATTAATTGGAAATAATATTTCTTCTAATGGTACTGTAAATCAATTCTTTATTGGTGTTGCTATTTTCACTATATTAGCTACAGGTATCAATTGGTGGTTTTACAATCGTAAGAATTGTGAAAAACCGAGTTAA